CGGAGGTGAGTTCCACCAGTCCGGAAACTACGGAAAAGTCCAGAGAACGCGGATATACCTGCCCCACATTCATCCACTTGGCGGGAATGCCCAGGTGGGCGCACACGCGGTTTTCCAATTCCAGCACGCGGCCGGCATCCTGTCCGAAGAGGGAAAGCTGGTCAAGCTGGGTTCCAACGGCGCCCTTCAGCCCGCGTACGCTGTAACGATCCATGAGGGAAATCCATGTCCCCAGGCCGTGCACGATGTCTTCCCCGAACATGGCGACGCGCTTGCCCATGGTCGTGGTCTGTGCGGCTACATTGTGCGTGCGTCCGGCAATGGTCACGTGCTTCCATTGTTCGGCCAGGGCGCTCATGCGGTTCAACACGGCCACGGCCTTGTCCCGGATGATCTGCATGGATTTCCAGATCTGGAGCTGTTCCACATTTTCCGTCAGGTCCCGGGAGGTCATGCCCTTGTGGATATGCTCGCATCCGGCCAGTTCGCAGAATTCTTCTATGCGCGCCTTCACATCGTGGCGCGTCACGCGTTCACGCGCGTCAATGGAAGGAAGGTTTACCTGGTCTTTCACCCGTTCATAGGCCTCAATGACTCCGTCCGGAATATCCAGCCCCAGATCCTTCTGGGCTTTCATCACGGCAATCCAGAATTCGCGTTCCAGAATGATGCGGCCCTCTGCGGACCAGATGGATTTCATGGCGGCGGAGGCGTACCTTTCAGCCAGGACATTGGGAATCACGCTCATATCAAAATATGTCTATGCGGGGGGTTATCAACAACGGTAAGCCGCCATGATCATGACGGAAGGAAAAAAAGCAAGCACTTTCCCACAGCTTCACGGATTAGGGGCGCCGGGGAATTCAAAGCCATTCCTTTTATGAACTTGATTCAGTATTGCGCCTCCCTCCCAATAAAAGTTTCAGGAACAGGCAAAGATTTTTATTGCCGAATGCCGGAATCGCAACATTTCCGCTTATCGCCATGTTCCCTCACTCCCCCGGCGGCGGCTCCAGGCCGTACCGGGCATAACCGGAAACGATTTCCTGAAGGATGGCGGAAATTTTTTCCAGAGAACGGACAGGGACGTATTCATACTTTCCATGGAAGTTGTGGCCTCCGGCGCACAGGTTGGGACACGGCAGCCCCATGAAAGAGAGGCGTGCTCCGTCCGTGCCACCGCGCACAGGGATGATTTCCGGCCTCACTCCCACGGCTTCCATGGCCCTGCGGGCATGTTCCACCAGGTGCATGTGCGGGAGTATCTTCTCCTTCATGTTGTAATAGGAATCCGTAATTTCCACCTTTATTGTCCCCTCTCCGTATTTACGGTTCAGCAGGGCCGCGCATTCCTGCATGAACCCCTTCTTGCGCTCAAACGCCGCCCTGTCATGATCCCTGACGAGGTACTCCGCAACCGCCTGTTCCACGTCTCCCCGGAGAGAATCCAGATGATAAAAGCCCTCGTATCCTTCCGTGAAAGCGGGATTCTGGAACGCGGGCAGCATGCCCTGGAATTCCATGAGAACCAGGCAGGCATTCAACATCCTGCCCTTGGCGCTTCCGGGATGAATGGAAGAGCCCTGCACCGTCACCACCGCGGAAGCCGCATTGAAATTTTCGTATTCAATTTCCCCCAGGGCGCCTCCGTCCACGGTATAGGCGAAATCCGCGCCAAACCGCGCCACGTCAAAGGCATCCGTCCCGCGCCCTATTTCCTCATCCGGCGTGAAGGCAATCCGTATCTCGCCGTGAGGCCGTTCAGGGTTCAGCAGGAAGGAGGCGGCCATATCCATGATTTCCGCCACACCGGCCTTGTCGTCCGCGCCAAGCAGGGTAGTTCCGTCCGTCACGACCAGGTCCTGACCCAAATAATCCGCCAGCTCGGGAAAAACGGCGGGGGAAAGCACTATTCCCTGCTCCGGGTTGAGCTGGATGTCCCCGCCGTCGTACGAGCGTATGATGCGGGGGTTTACGCCGCTGCCGGAGACTCCCGGAGCCGTATCCACATGGGCCACCCAGCCGATGACGGGAACATTCCCTTCCACGTTGGAAGGAATGGAGGCGTAAACAATGCCGGAATCCTCATCCAGTTCCTCCTGCGCTCCCATGTCCTTCAGCTCCCCGGCCAACAGACGGGCCAGCTCCGTCTGGCCGGGGGTGGACGGCACGGTGGAGGAATCCGCGTCCGACTGGGAACCCACGGAGACATACTTCAAAAAACGGTCTAAAACGGAGATGTTCATGGGAAAAATCAAGGATTGGCAAGAGTCTAGCACCCGCCCCCGCGAACACAAGCACAAGACACGGTTTATTCTTGCGATTCAGGACGGTGTGCCGTATGTAAACAAAGCCTCTCCCCATGATGACACCTCTCCCCCTTGGCATTACCCTTGCTTTGTCCCTGACCAGCGTCTCCATGCCTCTTCTGGCCCAGGGGGTGTATATGCCCGGCCCCATGCCCGTCACCGCCGGAGCGAGGCAGGACCCAACGGATATGTATCTGGAGGCGTTGAAGCTGGTGACCCAAGCCGCGGGGCTGGTGGAAAAACGGGATTATATAGGAGCCATCCGCCTGACGCAGCAAGCGGAAGACAAGTTCGGACGCCTGGCCAAATCTTATCCCCAATGGCGGCCCAAACTGCTGCAAACGCGCCGCCAGCTCAACAGGGAAAATCTGGACCAGTGGCAGAAGCTGGCCCAGCAGCAGGCCGCCGCCTCTTCATCCAGCTCCGGCCTGGAGCTGGAACGCCCTGCCTCCGTGCCGAAGCGCCCCAGGCCCAAACCCAACATAGCCCTTCCTCCCGGCTACAAGGGCGTGGAATTCCCTACCCGGCCCGGAGAATCCCTAGTCAATACCATCCCGTCCCCCTCCGTTTCTCCCGGGGCGGCTCCGGAAGTGGTGGAAAGCAATTACGAACGCATTCGAAGACTGCTGGATAAAACCACCATGGAGAACAAGGCCCTGATCCAGGCTCTCAAGCGTACCCGCCGGGAGCAGGAGGAGGTTCTGGCGAAACTGGCCGTGGCATCCGCCGGAGAATCCGTTTACCGGGATGAATTGCTCAAGGTCAAAAAGCAGATGGAGGATGAGAGAAAGACCAGCAACAAGCTCATCCAGACCCTCACCAGGAGAGTGGAGGAACTGGAACAACATGTCACTTCCCTCAGCCAGGACAAGGCCCGTTACCTGGAGCAGGTCGCCGATCTTCAGCTGCAGCTCAAGGAGTACAAGGACAAACTGGACAAAGTGACGGATGAGAAAAACGCCCTCCAGAAAGACCGCGACCAGTTGGCGGCCCTGGTGGAGCTCAACAGTCCGGACAAAACAAAAAACCTGTTGGACCGCAACCTGACGCTGGCGGCCCAGCTCAAGGATGCCCAGGACAAAATCGCCGCTCTGGAAACGGCCAAGTCCGATTCCGAAGAACAGCGGAAAGCCAATCTGAAAGCGTTGGAAGAGGCGCGGGGGGAATCCGCAGACCTGAAACAGAAACTGATTGCCATCCGGGATGAAAACATCGGCTACCGCAAACGCATTACAGAGCTGAATACCAAGCTCATTAATGCGGATGTGGAACTGTCCAAGCTGGAGGCCAATCCGGAAAAAAGCCCGCTTCTTCTGGAAGAAAACCAGCTGCTGCGCTCCACCATCGCCAAGCAGCTCCGCATCCTTTCCGTGCAGGACCAGAGCCGCTCCCTGCTCATCAGCACCTATAAGCGGCTGCATCAGGAAAACCCGGATACAGCGGAAATAGCCTCCCTGATGGATAATGAAGAAGCCATCAGGCTCACCCCCGCGGAAAAACAAATTGTCAATGCCATTGCCAAGGATAACAATATCAATGTTCCCCTGACGGCTCAGCAAAAGGAAAAAATCAATAAGCTGGCTCAAGCCCTCTCTGCGGAACGCGGCAAGGCCGCCCAGCTTGCCCGGGATTTGGAACTGGCGCGCAGCCAGATGAAAACCAAAGCGGACAAATCCGCCAAAAACGACAAAAAACAGGCGGAAGCCCTGGCGCGGGCCCAGAAGGCCCTGG
This region of Akkermansia muciniphila genomic DNA includes:
- a CDS encoding tetratricopeptide repeat protein: MMTPLPLGITLALSLTSVSMPLLAQGVYMPGPMPVTAGARQDPTDMYLEALKLVTQAAGLVEKRDYIGAIRLTQQAEDKFGRLAKSYPQWRPKLLQTRRQLNRENLDQWQKLAQQQAAASSSSSGLELERPASVPKRPRPKPNIALPPGYKGVEFPTRPGESLVNTIPSPSVSPGAAPEVVESNYERIRRLLDKTTMENKALIQALKRTRREQEEVLAKLAVASAGESVYRDELLKVKKQMEDERKTSNKLIQTLTRRVEELEQHVTSLSQDKARYLEQVADLQLQLKEYKDKLDKVTDEKNALQKDRDQLAALVELNSPDKTKNLLDRNLTLAAQLKDAQDKIAALETAKSDSEEQRKANLKALEEARGESADLKQKLIAIRDENIGYRKRITELNTKLINADVELSKLEANPEKSPLLLEENQLLRSTIAKQLRILSVQDQSRSLLISTYKRLHQENPDTAEIASLMDNEEAIRLTPAEKQIVNAIAKDNNINVPLTAQQKEKINKLAQALSAERGKAAQLARDLELARSQMKTKADKSAKNDKKQAEALARAQKALEQKNIQVEELTRQMEELKRRSAEQARLAAISAGAITPDQEKALNRGMEATVRRKLEAEALGQGAAEAFAKKRYAAAEQLYRTLLDFQPAHVPALVNLGTILLQRNKAEEAIKFLKKATELDASSSPAWFMMGVAQYRAGEDQRAIASLTETVRLDPANALALLYLGNLETSAGNYEKAVIHFENALKIQPESPDAHFNLAWTYSRLGRTAQARKSYDAAIRSGGLPDSDLELAITGTTTLPRKKQAPNQNPSSAAKEGETRLAAAISDPSVIPHEANEVPAHVAEDPNAREKPSAGPKQVVVSHRPESGQASLASQMKETAPAATSAQPPAEAATAATETPKPEKQEPPRRKSRFRIGS
- the purB gene encoding adenylosuccinate lyase yields the protein MSVIPNVLAERYASAAMKSIWSAEGRIILEREFWIAVMKAQKDLGLDIPDGVIEAYERVKDQVNLPSIDARERVTRHDVKARIEEFCELAGCEHIHKGMTSRDLTENVEQLQIWKSMQIIRDKAVAVLNRMSALAEQWKHVTIAGRTHNVAAQTTTMGKRVAMFGEDIVHGLGTWISLMDRYSVRGLKGAVGTQLDQLSLFGQDAGRVLELENRVCAHLGIPAKWMNVGQVYPRSLDFSVVSGLVELTSGCSSFAKTLRLMAGHELATEGFAKGQTGSSAMPHKMNARSCERVNGFHVILKGFLMMISGLAGDQWNEGDVSCSVVRRVVMPDSFYAADGLFETFLTVLNQMGVYEAVVAAELRRYLPFLMTTTILMEAVKRGIGRETAHEVIKEHAVAVSNDLRAGKITENNLLDRLAEDGRLGIDRADLQRIFDSNSSATGMADAQVEAFRSMVKEVTDRFPDGAGYQPGDIL
- the pepT gene encoding peptidase T, encoding MNISVLDRFLKYVSVGSQSDADSSTVPSTPGQTELARLLAGELKDMGAQEELDEDSGIVYASIPSNVEGNVPVIGWVAHVDTAPGVSGSGVNPRIIRSYDGGDIQLNPEQGIVLSPAVFPELADYLGQDLVVTDGTTLLGADDKAGVAEIMDMAASFLLNPERPHGEIRIAFTPDEEIGRGTDAFDVARFGADFAYTVDGGALGEIEYENFNAASAVVTVQGSSIHPGSAKGRMLNACLVLMEFQGMLPAFQNPAFTEGYEGFYHLDSLRGDVEQAVAEYLVRDHDRAAFERKKGFMQECAALLNRKYGEGTIKVEITDSYYNMKEKILPHMHLVEHARRAMEAVGVRPEIIPVRGGTDGARLSFMGLPCPNLCAGGHNFHGKYEYVPVRSLEKISAILQEIVSGYARYGLEPPPGE